Proteins encoded within one genomic window of Argiope bruennichi chromosome 7, qqArgBrue1.1, whole genome shotgun sequence:
- the LOC129975061 gene encoding stearoyl-CoA desaturase-like isoform X2, which produces MSREFVSYMKREIISLALWRITISIGLLAIHRFWSHRAFKAKLPLQIFMCIFTFALGQGSIFSWCRDHRVHHKYVDTSADPYNIKRGFFFAHIGWLMCRKHPDVLESGNKLPMDDLRADPVVRFNRKYYHPMWILFCFILPTIIPVYFWEEKWVDAYCVAAVLKYMLQLHSVFCINSVAHMYGYRPFDKKIEARESFFAESVQPGEGSHNYHHAFPRDYRTKELIFSLSFSRFFVDFMAAIGQAYDLKLSSDDLIKVRKLKSGDRSK; this is translated from the exons CTTTAGCATTATGGCGCATCACAATATCCATTGGCCTTTTAGCAATCCATAGATTCTGGTCCCACCGGGCATTCAAAGCCAAATTACCTTTACagatttttatgtgtatattcaCCTTTGCCCTTGGGCAG gGAAGTATTTTCAGTTGGTGTCGGGACCACAGAGTACATCACAAATATGTGGACACCAGTGCTGATCCATACAACATCAAACGTGGTTTCTTTTTTGCCCATATAGGATGGCTGATGTGTAGAAAGCATCCAGATGTCCTTGAAAGTGGTAATAAACTTCCCATGGATGATCTAAGAGCTGATCCAGTAGTTAGATTTAATAGAAA atactatCACCCCATGTGGATACTCTTCTGTTTTATTCTTCCAACGATTATCCCTGTCTATTTTTGGGAAGAAAAGTGGGTGGATGCCTACTGCGTGGCTGCTGTGCTGAAGTACATGTTGCAACTCCACAGTGTCTTCTGTATCAACAGCGTCGCTCACATGTACGGCTATCGACCTTTTGACAAGAAAATAGAAGCAAGGGAATCCTTCTTTGCTGAATCAGTTCAACCAGGCGAAGGTTCCCACAACTATCATCATGCGTTTCCCAGAGACTACAGAACAAAAGAGTTGATATTTTCTCTTAGCTTTTCCAGATTTTTCGTCGATTTCATGGCGGCAATTGGACAAGCATACGATTTAAAACTGTCATCGGATGATTTGATTAAAGTAAGGAAATTGAAATCTGGCGATCGAAGCAAATGA